In the genome of Xiphias gladius isolate SHS-SW01 ecotype Sanya breed wild chromosome 18, ASM1685928v1, whole genome shotgun sequence, the window GAACACAGTTTTTGATATTTGTCTCTTATCATCAGGGTCCATTTGTGCATCTTTCCACCATGGTGGGAGCCTATCTGAACAACCTTTGCACTGTTCTACAAGCCAATAAGAAGGTAAAATCATagtaaagtaattaaaaagtaGTTTATCCACATTTCCAGTTGTACAATTATTTAAACCATTTGACTTCTGTCATAAATCcaaaagctgctctaatcaatatatATTAACGGTGGATCAACTTAACATGTTTAATGTGTAAGAAAAAAGAGtccttttagcctcttttagctcattgtatTGGTTTTCCAGCCTCTCAGCTCTCTTGAACCTTTCTTCCAGCAGTAGCGAACTAAGctgcttttcagaaaaaaagctctaaTTATACCCACTGTgcactacctgtccagcaccaaataCCAgccagacaaagttagcaaatagctggtgaacataggtgagcatttagcagcaactgagccagatatttccctcaagagttggtggaaaccaaaataTGGCTAGAAGGAACGTGAATATGAGACTTATTTTTGACATGTTGTCATAAAACACAGCTTCAAATTAATGCTAAGTTCACTCTTATCATTGGAAATAGTAGTCATATTTATTAACTTATCAGtctccatttgctgatgaagaccacgAGATGCAGTTGAAAAGCCATCTCATGGTTATTTTGTAGAAGATAGGAACATGCATCCAAAATCTCTTCAATGAGTACTGAGGCAAACACGAAAtatcaaggtaaaaaaaatacacacactgttcCTTTGTTCCCACAATACAGTgttattttattcacttttgctGACTGGGAACGATTTACAGATTAGAGCGTACTATTTATTGTTGAGATTTCTTTTGCCAAAATAGAAATGGTGGTTAGTGTTTgctgtaaataggcaactgcttgctaacacattcaccataagatgataatatgtcagatgtTGTGTTCTGCCCTCAAATGGCCATAAAGtaagtgaatttttaaaaaaaagaattaaggaagctttgaaaaatgcattttcagtaGAATGTACTTATGATAGCCTCACTCtattttatgcatatttttcaaaatatgactAGATGGGAATAGCTGattatcatatttattatttttaatgatttattattagtGGTTAAAAggatttatatgtttatataaattaatgaaataactCAAAGGTAAAAAGCTGTTTTACATCGCCATAAAAGGCACAGTTTGACTCTTAGTCAGGATATTAGCCCAGAAACAGGAGAAACTATGAATTTTCTCCCCACGATGTGGAACAATATGAAAGAAATCATAATGTTTGTTATTATAACTTTCTGTGgtatataaaaaattaaaaaaaatggtaattaCATTAAAGATTCTTTGTCTTTTAGGACAAAGAAGCTGGAGAAATGCTGGTTGTAGCTGCTGCGGTCGGGGTAGCCAGCTGCTTTGGAGCTCCTATCAGCGGTGAGAGAGCCCATAAAGGTTCAGCATTAGGAATCCATGATGTTTATGTATCTAGTCCCACTTTATCTGTCCTTCTCACCATTGTCAGGTTAATGCATTTCCACCTTTGATGTCCCTCTTTTAAGATTCACATATTTGCTCTTCCCTTTTATCCTTGCTAACATCTTTGCTCCTTCGTCATGTTTATACATTAACCCCTTTTCTCTCACTTCTTCCTCCTTTGATCACCTTTCTGCCCAGTATTTTGATCAttagtttatttcatttttgtaactCCAAACTCCATTTGCACTCAAGTTGTAAGATAATTCAAAATGTCatgatttacaaaaaatatgaatctattaacacatgaaatgtatgcatatttttatattatatttttattggacCTATTTTTTGCcacacatgcaggcagcagAACTGTTTATTAATGTTGTGTGAAGAATTCTACTCTTTATACTTGACAATACCTACAACTGTTTTGCCTAAAATGACTTCAATACACtcatctccatctttttctcttgtaCCTTTGTCGCTCCCCTCCTCTGTTCCTGTAGGTGTGTTGTTCAGTGTGGAGGTGATGTGTTCTCACTTTGCCCTGAGGCATTACGTCCCGTGTTTCTTCTCAGCCGCCTTCGGGGCATTGACGTTCAGCCTTTTCTCAGTGTGGAGTGGAAATGGAGGTAATGGAGGCCCTGATCAGAACCTGCCCCCTCATGGTCAACAAGGAGAAGGTTCACTTTAGGGTCACTGACACCATGACCGGAAGAAAAGGGGACACAAACCCAATAACATGACCTAACATCTAAGATTTTATTAGAGATTTTAGAGAACAATCTATTCACACGCCAGCTACACTCTAAGGCCAAAATTATATGGATACCCCTTCCCACAACCTTTTGGTCaggggctgtttttcatggtttggcTAGGCCACTTGGTTCCCCTTGATGTGCAGCATACAATGATATTCAAGATAGTAGcgtgcttccaactttgtggcaaaGGTTTAGGGAATGCCGTTTCCTTTCAACATGACAGTGTCCTCATGTACAAAGCCAGGTCAACAATGAAAGCGTTTTCCAAGTTTAGTGTGGTAGCATATCCCCCGGTTAcaaaatctggtggaaagccCTCCCAGAAGAGTGTGAGCTGTTATGCCCATGGTTTTTGAGATGTAATATTCAACAATCACATATGGCTGTACTGTTCatgtgtccacatacttttggccatatagtgCATATGCTgaaatcacaaattttaaaatgccgaaaaattgtgtttttttctatatgtaTGCTTACCAAAAAAGCATGGTCATATCAAAATGCtaaatttttaaattgagtTTGGTGTGGCAGTTTTTCTCCCATGAGGATGTCACATTTCAAGGTAGAATGAcaccatctttaaaaaaaatttcatagtTTATATATTTCCTTGGTAATTTTAGCTTGTTCATAATGTTGGCAACTATCTAATTGTTTGTTACAACAATGACCAGTAACTTCAGCTTTGGGGCTGACAGCttgtaaatttcagtaaaatcTCAATGCAATAAAGTGAGGGAAGATTAGATTTTGAAATGCTGTGGGAGAAATAGGAGATATAactaaaatttattttgtgtccACAGAGACTCTCCAGGCATTGTTCAAAACTAATTTCCCAACTGCTTTACCGTTCTACCCGCTGGAGATTCTACTATTTGCTTTCCTAGGGTAAGTTGACATCATCTGCACAGTTAAACAAGTCCTCTATTTGTTCTGATCTTGCAAATAAGAACTGACATTTggcattcatattcatattagTCACAATGAAAATCCTTTGACCAGTTCTGCTATGTATTCCTTCCGTTCTAGTTGTTATTTAGTTTTcttattcatcatcatttcctGGCCTCCTCCCCTTCTTCATGACTTCCCCAAGTCTAATGACTTCCGATAGTCTATTGCTGCCTGGGTTAAAATAAGCCTCTCATCTCTCATCATGGATTCAGCTGGCTTTCTCTCTGGAAAACAGGCTGTTCTGTGGAGCTGTGAGCTGCTGCTACCTCTTCTGCCATCGGTGGATCCTGCAATTTACCAAAACAAACTCAGTCTTCATCAAGATGCTGACGACAGAGTGAGAGTTCAATCCTTACAATGCGAAAGCCATATTGTGATAGTATTTAAACAACTGTAGAaagataataacaataataataataataataataataataataataataataataataataataataataataataataataataatattattattattattattattatactttgtaaataaaaatatgataaatgaTTGTACAGGGCCTTTCAAGGTACATTTAAAGATCTAAATATCCCTAGTTATCTATCTATACTCCTAAAAATATtggaaaatcttgttttttttttcaaatagaaTGAATCGGAGTGTTGTAAAATGCTGTAAACCTTTGAAAGCATAGATTGGAACAACAGCAGAGCAGGTTTAGTGCTAATATTTATTCTGATGTGGTCACACAGAGCAGTCAACTGATTAAAactaatttgaatttgaatgacTGAAACAAGAGTGACATTATAACAATGGTGCCTGTATTTGTGAATATATCTCTGCAGGACGGGCCTATACTCAGGCATGGTGGCCTTCCTCCTGGCGTTTGTGACATTTCCCCACTTTGCTGGTCAATTCATGGCTTCTAAGGTGGGAATCAGCAGTCCCACGTCAGTAATGTACATAAACCTTTAGGCAATATCAAAAATGACATTAGGTTGCTTTATAACATTACTCTGTGTTAAACAATATAATTTTGGGAGCGAATGAACTGGCTAACATGTTCTTTCCTTACAATGAACATGCagactgttgtttattttgaatcagtGCCAAGTACACCTACCTGCTTCAGTAATTTCTCACCACTGCACCAAATGCTTATTattccacagctgaaaatagtccccaacatacgtactatttactcctgtttgagtaacatttgctgaaaactactgataatcagactaaatgccatttcattattcagtctgaTACTATGTTTATATtagtttatgtttttcatttggaaaacagttattttattttttattttgacttatCCGATCAGTAGTGAGTAACGTATCTATCCAAGCAATGACCTTTTCAGTGGTCATGGAAGCTGCAGGAGCAGTTGCTAGGAGCAATGTTAGTAGCAGTTAACGTTGCTgttatttctgcatttatttctgttatttcttcaaTTTGTAACAACCTGTGAAGCTGAATCTATCTAATCTAGGATTGTCTCCATTTTCTGTTACACTTTTTCCGTCACAATTTCAATGTTGCTGCGCAGGAAGAAGATGTTCCCTTTCTAAATCCTGGTTACAGAAGCTCTGATTAACTCAGTGAGTTAATGAACAACAGACCCATGTGAAtcgctgaaaaaaaatgtagatgtgGATACCAATTCAGAGGTTAGGAACAAGGCTAAACTCTACGGTCCCCCACCATTTAAGGAAATTACTTTGCCTTTTTAGCCAAGCTAGCAATGTGGCTTTATGGATGGCAATGCCGGTCTGTCGCTTGGTTGGTCGTCATTACACACCTGTGgatcagactgaaatatctcaggaACTGTGGCATGAGCCTCAGccatactttttatttagtgctgattagcaaatgttcGTTtgccaacatgctaaactaaagtATGAACATGTTCAACATtactttataaatattttcacgttagcattgtcattgggAGCTTGTTAGCGTGTACCTAAGAGCAGTCTGATAGAGCCTCTAGCATGTCTGActctttattcttctttaaaaaaatgaaacattatgtctgtcatccatttttaaagttttacatctactacaggaaaaaaatggacttGGACTGActgccacagacagggtggggaagtcagaaagtatgtCAGACGGACTAATAGGTTGTCTTGTCTCTttatgagatttgttgacaagagaaaaaatatagtATAACGCTGCCTTATCCTAATGTTGACCTTTTGTCTCATATTAGCTTTTCTTGTGTTCAGAAAGTAATCTGAATGACATCCCTCTCCTTCACAGTATACCACAAAGCAGCTCCTCACTTCCTTACTGGATAGCAGGCAGTGGAGTTCTCGGCCCCACAATGCTTCTGTTCAATTGGAGCCCGAGTCTTTGTTGGAATGGAGCTCGTCGGGGAGGCCTTTCTACCTCTCCTTGGCTTTCTTTCTGCTCATGAAGGTACAAACTATGCAAAGGCCAATTAAGCAGTCTCTTATCTCTGCTATCCTACACTGATAACCACCAGGAATCATAACAAGGCACCGGGCTCAGCTAACCACTCCCCTTGACATACAGTAATTGACATTTTCACGATAGAGTAAGCGAGCTAAAAATTGTTTAACCTTTGAGGCTGAAATGTCTTGTGATACCTGACGCTGACTCATAGCAACACTGCAGGTGGAAATATGAACTTTGCAATTGTTATAACAGCAAGAACTCCATCAGCCACCCACATATCTATTCTCAATTTGTGCTCTAAGCCGAAGGAAAACCTTACTTactatttcagaaaaaaatagcattgTATGTGGACATTTCTGCATTACGAACAGTTGTTTCCTTTTCCAGTCAAAGGATCTCTATTAAGCACTGTGAGTAATTCACTTTTCCAGGACGCTCTCAATAGGATCCACTTTCTATGACAGCTTTTTCTCCCATTACCACATGCAAATGTTGCATGTAAATGGACATGATTCGATATTTATTTGAGCAAAACGAATCTGAGAGCATTGCAGACATTTCCCTGCACACAGATTGACAGTGGCTCATCTGCTGTGCTACATGTGCCGTTAGAGTTCTTGTGGCTGTTCAGATGTTGCAGTGATTTGacagtctgtgtctctgttgttgtttctgaGATGTGGATGTTGGTCCTCGCCTGCACTCTGCCTGTGCCAGCTGGATACTTCATGCCAGTCTTTGTCTATGGTCAGTGAAGGGAAAGGACTTGGACAAGCTTATTTTGCAGAATAACTTAATGGTTCAAGTCTTAATTTAAGTTTGAGGAATTTGTCTCACTGCATCCTCTCACCAGAATGTGAGAACTCTGCAATGTTTTTCCTTGTAggttaaactgaaatattaacatAAAGAAACTCttctggtgtgtgtttttttttctaggggCAGCTTTGGGCCGTTTGCTTGGAGAAGGAGTAGCTTATGTGTTTTCCACTGGAGTAACTTCACGCCAGCAGTGGGGTTCCATAAATCCTGGGGGATACGCACTGGCTGGTAGAAAAACAATAATAGCTTTTTGGTCTTATTAGTAAAGACATGTAGTTTTGCCTGTAAATGTGCAGTGTTTATAGCCCTCTTACATGTACCTTAATTCTCAATATTGCACTAACCAATGTAAGTTTTTGTACGCTGCATATTAGTTTTTTCGCAAAATCTGCCAAAAGccagtattttatatatataaatttgatcatttttgtaaacatatccaaagaaaacataaatattcagttCCCCCAGATTGTCATATCAGGATATAAATTAAACTGTATTGGGTTAATGTATATTGTTTTTGATAAATTCTGATTAAATACTGATAAACCGATATGCATGTACATAACCTGAGTACAGTCTAGTTTACAGAAGTATCAGTACCTTAAGTGGTACCTTAATATGTTTTCTGCCTTGAAGGTGCAGCAGCCCTATCCGGGGCTGTGACACACACCCTGTCCCCAGCTCTCCTGGCGATAGAGCTGACTGGCCAGTTCAGCCATGCTGTACCGGTTCTCCTCGCCACTCTCCTGGCCAATGCCCTGGCTCGTTCTGGAAACCGCCCATCTTTCTATGATGCCCTCTCTATCAGCAAGAAGCTCCCACACCTGCCCTCTCTGAAGAAGGCATGCCCTtggtatgtttaaaaaaagtgtctgaTCGAGGGAATACACCATGTTTTGGGATGATCATCTCTGCGGCCAGCTGTTAAATAACAACAGCATAGTCAGAGATATTGCCCATGTTTCTGTAGCAAACCACTGACTGTGGTGCCCCATGCTTACACTTAAGCACTATGTGTGGCAGTAGTGGGCTCCACGCTATCAGCTGAGCGCTATATATGATAACACTTATAGTATATGTGTAAGTCCTTTAGTATTTTCTGAGTATAAGAACTTAATTAGCAACTCTAAAAGCTAAAAATGAAGTTCCATAATcctaaaaaaatgtcttttgttgaGAATGAAAATTCTCAAGCAACACATTTCTTACATGAAAGcaaggggaaaaggaaaaaaaaaactcatgatatttgatttttagGTACGCTAATGGCGACTCTAGGGATGACACATTTAGTCTTTTGGTCCATCACTGGTCcaaatattggatggatgcCATTAAATTTGTTAGAGATATTATGGATCCCACAGGAGAAATCCTAATAACTCAGGTAGAACCAACAATTAGTCAACATTTCCAGTTGtccaatgtttcatttcatgaCAGAATAACTCAAAAACTAATGACGGAACTCCCGTtagcttcagctgtactttgggATCAGTGCTAACATAACATGCTAACTTGATAAATGTTTGCATATTACAATAGCGGTCAGATGTTAACGTGCTAAGATGCTAAATATTAGTCTGAACATCTTAGCTGAGTCTCAGCCACAGCCATTCAGATATCAGTTACATGCCCTTTCTCCTCGCACCACACACAAGCCAAAATGTACACTGTTTGTCCCACTTGTGGTAATCATATAAAAATAGTAGTTTACGCTACATTCCTCTTGTTCCCTTGGGTCACAGTGACCTGTGACTGACATACAGTAattgacattttcacaaaagAGTAAGCGAGTTAAAACTGTTTAACCTCTGAGGCTGAAATGTCTAGTGATACCTGATGCTCAATCCCAGCAACACTGCAGGTGGAAGGATGGATTTTGTGATTTGTAACAGCAACGATTCTCAGCAACCGGCCAGGTAATGGCTGAGTCATTGTTACTGATTAAGAACCCCATCAACCACCCACATatcaattaat includes:
- the clcnk gene encoding chloride channel K, whose translation is MKSVDETPGSETENNNQERENQSVTSHNRSLLLSDPWKPYRRHRAIVKECLLKLGCCLGAMCGIEWYGYAALGILMAFLSFLMDLSVTMLLRAHQWLYMKLEGNSLLQFFCWTLYPSCLCAVASSFSHNICPFSTGSGIPEVRAMLAGIKLPHYLSLTNMFTKYLGLICTLAAGSTVFLGKVGPFVHLSTMVGAYLNNLCTVLQANKKDKEAGEMLVVAAAVGVASCFGAPISGVLFSVEVMCSHFALRHYVPCFFSAAFGALTFSLFSVWSGNGETLQALFKTNFPTALPFYPLEILLFAFLGLFCGAVSCCYLFCHRWILQFTKTNSVFIKMLTTETGLYSGMVAFLLAFVTFPHFAGQFMASKYTTKQLLTSLLDSRQWSSRPHNASVQLEPESLLEWSSSGRPFYLSLAFFLLMKMWMLVLACTLPVPAGYFMPVFVYGAALGRLLGEGVAYVFSTGVTSRQQWGSINPGGYALAGAAALSGAVTHTLSPALLAIELTGQFSHAVPVLLATLLANALARSGNRPSFYDALSISKKLPHLPSLKKACPWCDMIHPFCRLPSTPVGQVLGAKSVQLQKAAGPAEVQHAVNSSTETQIPVVDSDESQILLGFVLRSELLMFLRHSKTETFEKHLDEVCCIHPTSVLLSPHNTVQEAHSILSLDGAETLFVTERGRLVGLITWPEMKKILEDLAEEI